The region GAGCAACCAAAAATAATCATCGCTGGAGCGTCTGCATATTCTCGTGATATGGACTTTAAACGCTTTAGAGAGATCGCTGATAGCGTAGGAGCTTTATTAATGGCTGATATCGCACACCCAGCTGGGTTAATCGCTAAAGGATTAATGAACGATCCTGTGCCTCATTGTCACATTATCACTACGACGACTCACAAGACATTGAGAGGACCACGTGGAGGTATGATCATGATGGGTAAAGACTTCCCTAATCCATTTGGATTAACTACACCTAAAGGAGAAGTACGTATGATGTCTGCTTTATTAGACAGCGCTGTATTCCCAGGAAATCAAGGAGGACCATTAATGCACATTATCGCTGCTAAAGCTGTAGCGTTCGGTGAAGCATTAACGGATGAGTATTTCCGCTATATGATGCAAGTACAGAAGAATGCTAAGGCTATGGCTGCAGCTTTCGTTAAGAGAGGATATAACATTATCTCTGGTGGTACAGATAACCACATGATGCTTATCGACCTTAGAAATAAGAATATCTCTGGTAAAGATGCTGAACAAGCGTTAGTAAAAGCAGAAATCACTGTAAATAAAAACATGGTGCCTTTCGATGACAAATCTCCATTTGTAACATCTGGTATCCGTATCGGTACACCAGCTATTACTACAAGAGGTCTTGTAGAAGCAGATATGGATACTATCGTAGATCTTATCGATAGAGTTATTATGAATCATACAGATGAGGCTACTCTAGAAGCTGTAGCTGATGAAGTAAATGAAATGATGGAAGAAAGACCAATGTTCGTTTGGTAGTTCTCTAATACATATAATTTTATAAGAAAGGGCACTCGTGATGAGTGCCCTTTTTTTATTCTTTTATCTGAAAGTAGAGTTTATATTATTATAAATATTGTCTTTTTTTAAAACTAAGAAAATCCTTTACAATGTAACTTAATGCACAAGGTATTATAATAAATATTAACCAATTACTTTTTTTAGCGCCATTTATGTCTAATTGTATTAACCTTTCAAAAGCAGTTGTCAGACCACATCCAGGGCATTCAACTCCAAATAAAGTTTTCCATAGACAAGGAATACATACATCAATTCCTGTAGTAG is a window of Myroides oncorhynchi DNA encoding:
- the glyA gene encoding serine hydroxymethyltransferase encodes the protein MRRDSEIFDLIVEEQDRQIHGIELIASENFVSEETMEAAGSCLTNKYAEGYPNKRYYGGCEVVDVVEQIAIDRAKALFGAEYVNVQPHSGSQANTAVFFACLKPGDKILGFDLSHGGHLTHGSPVNFSGKLYNPVFYGVDQETGLLNYDKIQEVATKEQPKIIIAGASAYSRDMDFKRFREIADSVGALLMADIAHPAGLIAKGLMNDPVPHCHIITTTTHKTLRGPRGGMIMMGKDFPNPFGLTTPKGEVRMMSALLDSAVFPGNQGGPLMHIIAAKAVAFGEALTDEYFRYMMQVQKNAKAMAAAFVKRGYNIISGGTDNHMMLIDLRNKNISGKDAEQALVKAEITVNKNMVPFDDKSPFVTSGIRIGTPAITTRGLVEADMDTIVDLIDRVIMNHTDEATLEAVADEVNEMMEERPMFVW
- a CDS encoding DUF2752 domain-containing protein, translated to MLKLIISYIKSYKIIVAIGMYIILSVLLRATTGIDVCIPCLWKTLFGVECPGCGLTTAFERLIQLDINGAKKSNWLIFIIIPCALSYIVKDFLSFKKRQYL